Genomic window (Megamonas funiformis):
GGAGTTCATTTTGAAGAAGAATTTTATGTTGATTTTGGAGAAAAACAAGAAATATTTAATATAGATAATTTAAAAAAATTTAGTATTTCACAAGATGATGAAGAACTTTATTTCACTAATGATTCAGGTGAAGAAATATCTTGTGAAGAAATAGGAAACATACTATTTAATGATGATGTTCATGTTATTACTAAAAATTATTTTGAAACAATGATGAATTACTATATTAGTATTTCTAAAATATGTGATGACTTTAATAATAATGAAACAGAATGTACTAAATGCCCTGCATGGTCATGTAATGATGGATGTTTTTTTATAGATAGTTATATTCCAAATGGAATAGTAGAAAATTTAGGGATTCAACATCATTTGCCTATACCAAGAGATTATAAATATAAAAATAAATTTTTATGTAAATGTAGAGATTATAAAGAATTAATAGGAAATACCAATGAATAAAACACCTTTTGCATTTGTTTTATATGGCAATCCTGTAACAAAAAAGAATAGCCCAGTTATGGTAAAAGGACGTTCAGTCCTTTTACCAAGTGAGGCTTATCGAAAGTATGAAAGTTCTTGTAGAAAAGCGTTACAGGTATTAAAAGTACAAGAAAAATTAAGACATTTTAGTATGGGTGTATCTATGTGCTGTCTATATTACTTAGAAAGTAAAGCTCATTATCCAGATTTATTAGGATTATTACAAGCAACATCAGACATTATCTCTGATGAATATAAAACAATAAACCATAAAAAAACGTTATACACAAAATGGGTACTTTCTGACGATAGAATAATAAAAAATTTTGATGGTAGTAAGATTGTAGAAGTAAATAGTTTACAACCTAGAGTAATAGTTATAATTACACCACTTAGCACAACTATTGATACGGAAACAGACCCATATATAATTAAACAACTTCAGGAAGAAAATAATTTATTTGAGTGATATGTCATGAATGATAACTATTTTTTAAAAGAATGTGAAGAAAAGGTAAGTATAGAAGCTGGTCATGTACTTAGAAATTTAGAAAGATTTGCTGAAGAAGAAATGCTTGAATTTGATTGGATATTACTAGAATTTAGAAAACAATTTAATAGAAAGATAAAAGAACGAGGTATTAATTATGACTTATGAAGAAATGAAAAATAAACATCAAAACGAATATGATACATTTGCTAAAGACAAAATTTTCTATATATTTACTTCTAGTAAAGAAGAGTTTGAAAAGAAATTAAAAGAATATGGATTAAATAGAGAAGATATTTGTTCTATTGGTTATGGTGGATTTATAAGAAAGAAAGATAAGGAAGCATTAAAAAATCTGACACAAAGACATAGAAAAGAAAAGCAAGAAGCTATAGAACAAGATAAGGACGGAAGTGGATTTATAAAATCTATGTTTATTTATGAGCTTTGGAGTCATGAATTTGCATATACTTATGATACAGAAGATACTTTGAATGATTTGGGATATACAATGGAACAAATAAATAATGATGAAGCTTTAAAGAATGGTTTAGATTTAGCTATTCAATACTTTTATAAGAATTAAAAATATAGGAGATTAAGATGAGGGAAATATTATTTAGAGGTAAAGATATAGATACAAATAAATGGTGTTATGGTGGATATGTTAGGAAAGTTTTATTTAAAAATACAAAAGATGAAAAAATAAGACATTATATATTTGATGGAGAAAATGCCGGACCAATAGTAATGCATGAAGTTAATCCAGAAACAGTAGGGCAAGCAATATGGCTTAAAGATGTAAACGGAAATGAGGTTTTTGAAGGAGATATTGTGGAAGAAGTTGAACCCGAATGGGGAGAACCTTCTCGTGCTGTTGCTGTTTTTGAAGATAATCAATTTGTATTTGGTTATAATACCGGAGCAATATTATCGGTTGAATTTTTTTATAATGAAATAAAAATAGTCGGGAACATATTTGATAATGAAGAGTTATTTCAAAAAATATCTGAACAGCACAGAATTAAATATTATCAAGAAATGAAAGAATTACACGGTGATTTAGAAAGTTTATAGGTACTAAAAATACAGAAAGTGTGAATGATTATGCAATGTGATAAACGATATTATGAAGCCAATACAGGTTTTATGTGTTGGATTAATAAGAAACCATGTAATAAAGATAATTGCACATTAAAGCATAGATTTATAAAAGATTTCTCAAATAAAGTTGTTAAAAATTTAAAGGAGAGTACAAAATGACACCATTTAAATTATTTAATATTTGGAGTAAACGAAAAGTTAAACTTGTTAATAATGGAGAAAACAATGGAAAAACGCAATCATGAGCATTATATGGACCCAGTTCCATATAATGCTATAAATAAAATTGAAAAAGAAACTGAACAAAAAAGATTAGTACGATTAAAAATAGCCTTAAAAGCTACGAGAGCAATATTTAAAGAATTTGGTTTTGAAGTTAAAGAACGTATAGTAGTTAAAGATTTAGAAAGTAATAAAATATATAAATAAAGGAAGCTTATATAATGTTTAAAAGACCACCAACTGAATATGAAATTATAAAACAGAATAATGAAAAACGAAATCGTAAAGTTTTTGGAACAACAATAATAATATTTGTTATAATAGCAATTTCATTTATATTAGCAGGATGAAAATATTAATTTATTCAAGGAGCGATATATTCGCTCCTTTTGCTGTCGTATTTGCAATGGAGGTAATTATGAATAAAAGCGTTGATTACATTGGAAAAACAGTTTATTATTTAAAAAATTATAATCAATTTAAAATATCAATTAAAAACTTGACCGAAGATATTGAAGTATTACAACAGACTATGCAATTAGAGGCGGTTGCTCCTATAGCTAAATACGGTGATGATATTACTGCTGGAGGCAATAGTGAATTAACAGCAGTTGAAGCATATACAGCAAAAAAAGCACAGTATAAGGCTAAGATTATAGAATTACAAAATCGTTTAGAAATTATAAACAGAATAATAAAAAAGGTAGACCGCTCCATTGACGGTCTTGAAGATGAAGAAAAAAGAATTGTTATATCCTTTTATTTAGACAATAAAACATGGCGTGAAATAGCTCAACGGAATTATATATCAGAACAGTGGGCTAAAAAATGCAGAAATAAAGCTGTTAGAAGATTATCAAGAATGTTATTCGGTTTAACTGCTATACACGAACAGTTAGATTTATTCATATAAATTATTTTATCCACAATTATTGTGGATAAATACATAATTTTAATAGTGATTATTTTAGTACACATTTAGTATACTTTTTGTAGACTTTTAGTAATCATTTTAGTGCGTGTTTTTATACCCAAATAGGCGCCTTTTTGTTGCTCTTTTTTTATGTTTTTCGTGTTATACTAATAACATCAAAAATTGCATACGAGATTAAATCAATAATAAAGCACAAGCTATAATGCCTGTGCTTTTTCTTTTGGGGGGAAATAAACAAATGAAGGAATTACAAATAATTTATAAAAATATTTCTGAATTAAATCCTTATGAGAACAATCCACGATTTAATGATGAGGCTGTTAAATATGTAGCAAATAGCATTAAAGAATTTGGTTTTAAAAATCCAATTATCCTGGATAATAACAATGTAATTATATGTGGACACACTAGATATAAAGCAGCTAAAAAATTAAAAATGAATACTGTTCCATGTATTGTTTGTTCAGATTTAACACCAGAGCAAATAAAAGCTTTTCGTTTAGCAGATAATAAAACTGCTGAATTAGCTGATTGGGATATGGATTTATTAAATCAAGAATTTGCAGATATACTTGATTTTGATATGTCTTTATTTGGATTTATGGATAATATTCCAGATGTTAACTTAGATTTAACAAATGATGATAAATACAGTACAAATATTCAAATTCCACAATATGAAATAACTGGTGAATGTCCTACACTTGAAGCTTTAGTTGATGAGGACAAGTGCAATTCCCTACTAGGGAAAATAGAGCAAGCAAATATTCCAGAAGAAATAAAAGCTTTTCTACGTAAAGCAGCTACGCGTCATTATGCTTTTAATTATAAAAATATTGCTGAATATTATGCGCATGCACCAGCCGAAATTCAAGAACTTATGGAAGAATCTGCACTTGTCATTATTGACTATAATAACGCTATTCGTAATGGTTATGTTCAGCTAAGTGAGGATTTAAAATCCCTAGTAGAGAGCGAGGAAGAAAATGCGTGATGATTTTGCAGCATTTATTTTATCTAATGGCAGACCTAACAATATAAAAACACTTAGAGCTTTGAAGAAAGGTAATTACACAGGTAATTGGTATATCATATGTGATGATTTAGATGTTACATTACCGGAGTATAAAAAGAAATTTAAAGACAGAGTTATCGTATTCGATAAGCGTGCTATAGCTGCTAAAATCGACACGGGTATAAACGATAATGAAGATATGCGAGCTATTGTTTATGCTCGCAATGCTTGTTTTGATATAGCAAAACAATTAGGACTAACATATTTTTTAGAACTTGACGATGATTATACTTCTTTTGACGCTCGATATATTTCAAAAGGGAAAAAAGATAAACTTAAGGTCCGTAAAATTAAAAATCTTGATAATGTATTTGAGGCAATAATTAAATTTCTAGATACCTCAGGAGCATTATCAGTTGCCATTGCTCAAGCTGGTGACTATATTGGAGGCATTGATGGAAGATTTTATAAAAAAGGACTTGCTAGAAAGTGTATGAATACTTTCTTTTGTCGTACCGATAATCGCTTTTGGTGGAGTGGAAAACAAAATGAAGATGTATCAACATATACACATTTAGGAAATAAAGGAAAATTGTTTTTTACTTATACAAAAATATGTATTATCCAAGCAGCTACACAACAGACTACTGGAGGTATGACAGAGGTATATTTGGAAAAAGGCGGATATAACAAGCCGTTTTCAAGTGTTATTTTTAGTCCGCAAGCAGTTAAGGTGGCAATGATGAACACTAGCCACAAAAGAATACATCACAAAATTAATTGGAATTTATGTACTCCGAAAATAATCAATGAAAGGTACAAAAAAAATAAAAAATAAATATGCGGTATTTATAATTACTCATGGCAGAGCTAATAGACAATATCCACTAATTATTTCAAGTAAATATAAGAAGGTAAAAAATGATTGATGATAATAAATTAATTTTTAATATGAATAATGTTTTTTATAAATTGCCTATTACAGCAGATATATTTTTAACTAATTTTTGTAATAATCATTGTAATTATTGTACATATGGTCGTTGGGATAAATTAAGTCGTAAGCCTAGATATATGACATATGATAAATTTATTGAGTATGTACAAATATTATTACAGTTTAATGTTAAAAGTATTATTTTAACAGGTGGCGGTGAGCCAACGCTGAATCCAGATTTTGAAAAAATAACAACTTATTTAGAAGAAAACCATATACCATATGGAGTAAATACGAATTTTAATATTTTGAAGAAGATTGCTCCTAAATATTTAAAAGTATCTTTAGACGCTAGTAATCCTAAGCAGTATAAAGTTATTAGGGGTGTAGATAGATATACACAAGTTATTAAAAATATACAAGCCTATCGAGTGTGGCAAAAAGAAAATAACATTCCTACAAAATTAGAAATCCAATGTGTAGTAAAAGATTATGCTGACCTTGATTTTTATTATGCACATAAAGATTTAGATGTAGATTACATCATATTTAGACCTGTAGAAAGTACGCAAGCTCAATATTATAAGAATAAAAACAATGTAGCTCCAATATTAGATAAATTAGAACGAATACAATGTCGCGATAAGCGTGTAGTTATAAATTATAAATTTAATAGAATTGGATATACTCCTAGAGAATGTATAGCTAATTTCGCACAGATTGCACTAGATGAGCAAGGCAATGTTATGTATTGTTGTCACAAACCATATGAAATTATTGGACATATTACAGAAAAAGATATTCTAAAGAAAAAACTACAATATAAAACTAATATGAGTAAATGTGATGTTCCGTGCAGATTAACTGGTTGTAATTACTTATTAGATAAGGCAAAGGAGCATACTTCTGATAGTATGTTTATTTAGCCTTATTTTGACGTAATTTGACAATTTTACTATAGGATAATGAAAATGGATATAGAAAATAAAAAAACGCGTATAGAACGCGTTAGAAAGGTTACAACGGAACAGGCTGAAAAAGCTTTGCAGAAAAGTGCAGGAATATTAACTCATGCAGTTACTTATTTAGAGCAAATGTATGGCATTAAGATTACAAGACAAGCATTATCTTATAGAGTTAAAAAGTCTAAAAGATTACAACGGGCACAGCAAGAAGCAAGAGAAACAGTTCTGGATCTAGCTGAAGGTGTTATTTTTTCGGAGATAAAAAAAGGAAATTGGAAAGTGTCTTTATCTGTTCTTAGAACATTAGGGAAAAACAGAGGGTATGCTGAAAAAGTCATTCATACAGATAAAGAAGAAACAGAACAACAATCAAATGCAGCAGAATTATTAACAGAAGTATTAGAAAAAGTATGGGAGGGGAAAAATGACAAAACATAATAAAAATATTGATGAATTGGCAAGGTCCATGCGTCAGTATATTGCCGACCCTGTACCATTTGTACAAAATGTTTTAAAAGCACAGCCAGATAAATGGCAAATAGAATGTCTAAGGGCAATAGCTAATCATCCTCGTGTGGCTGTTCGTTCTGGTCATGGTGTTGGAAAAACTGCACTAGAAAGTTGGGCTATTTTATGGTTTATGTTTACACGTCCATTTCCTAAAGTGCCATGTACAGCTCCAACGCAACAACAATTATTAGATATTCTTTGGCCAGAGATTAGTAAATGGCTAAAACGCTCTGAATTATTAGATGGACTTTTTGATTGGCAAAAAACAAAGGTTCAAAATAGAATACACCCGGAGAGATGGTTTGCTACAGCAAGAACCGCCAGCAAGCCAGAAAATATGGCAGGGTTCCATGAGGAACACCTGCTTTTTGTTATTGACGAAGCAAGCGGTGTAATGGACCCGATTTATGAAACGATTGAAGGTGCATTGACTACAAAAGACGCTAAATTACTTTTATGTGGTAACCCCACACAAAATATTGGAACATTTAAGCGTGCTTTTCACGAGGATAGAGATTTATATTACACAATAAAAGTTAATTGTATGGATACTGACCGTGTAGCCAGCGCTTATTGTCAAAGACTTATTCGTCAATATGGTATGGACAGTGATGTTGTTAGAGTTCGTGTGCTTGGAGAATTTCCAAAATCAGAGCCAGACGGATTAATTCCATTAGAACTTGTCGAAGCTGCAATGATGAGAGATTTAGATATAGATTACAATTCAATGCTTCATGTTGGAGCAGATATTGCTCGTTTTGGTGATGACGAAACGATATTTGTTCCTAGAATTGCTGGAAAAACATTGGGATTATTTCACTATACAAAGCAAGATACAACTACTACAGCAGGTAAATTATTGAATATTACAAAGAATTTTATGAGAGATTATCACAAGCCATATGCGACCATTCGTATTGATGATGATGGTGTTGGCGGTGGTGTTACAGATATGCTTAGAGAAACTATAAGGGAACAACGACTAAACATTGATGTAATAGCTTGTCACAATGGTGGTAGTCCAATAGACAAAGAACATTATGCGAATTGGGCTACTGAACAATGGTGTAACTTAAAACAACGATTACTTGATGAAGATATTGAAATTCCAAATGATGATGAATTATCGGCACAATTAAGTACACGTAAATATTCAATAGATAGACGAGGACGTATTATTTTAGAAGATAAAAAGACTTATAAAAAACGTATTCGTAGAAGTCCAGACCGTGCAGATGCTTTAATTCTTGCATTTGCTAAGGTTAGAAATAATATTGACCCAAATATTGCTGCACTTTTAGGAGGGGCAAAATTATATGGTAATTAGAAAATGGCTTAATAAAGCCACTGGAGAAATAAGCAAGCTACGTATTAGAAATTGGTTTTTTAATGTAAATAATATGTATTCTGCTCCATATTCATTGGGGATAGAAGGTCACGTTGATTATAAAAGAGCTAGAGACCTTTATTACAATCGTGATGAAAGATATAAATTAGGTGCTGGTTTTGCTAAGCCAATTATAAATACATTAGCTGGGTTTATGGGAACTCCAAATTTTATATGTGAAGATGAGTCAGCACAAGAGGAATTAGATTTATTTATAAAAAATTTAAAAAGCAAAATGCAACGTACTCATCAGAAAAATCTGATTGATGGTGAAGTTTTTATTCGATTGATTAATAAGAAATCTAATTCCAAACTTTATCCAGAAAATAGCAGGGGTACAATGCTAGATTATATTCTTATCCCACCAGAATTAATTCCAACAGGTGGAATAGAATATGACCCTATAACAGGAGAATATTCTGCTATTACGTTATTATCACGAAATAAATGGATTGACGAAAAAGGTAATAAACAAGAATATATTTTTCGCCAAAAATTAACAGCAAGTAAAATTATTACAACGATTGAAGGAAATGCACCAAAAGGGCTTGAGAGTAAAACAGAATCAAATCCTTGGGGGTTTATTCCTATCATTCATTTTAAGAACGAACCAGATGAAACAGAATTACATGGTTATTCAGAACTTGAACCAATAGAGCCATTTTTAAAGGCTTACCACGATGTAATGATTCACGCAATAACAGGAAGTAAAATGCACTCAACACCTAAACTTAAATTTAAGTTAAAGGACGTTGAAAAATTTTTGCGAGATAATTTTCCTAATGCTTTCAATGATATGAAACAACAGAAAGATATTAGATTAGATATAAGCGGAAAACAAATCTTGCTAATGCAGGATGAAGATGACGCAAGCTTTATAGAGTGTACATCTGCGATTGGAGATACTTCAACTTTATTGCAATTTTTATTTTATTGCATTATTGATACTTCAGAGGTACCAGAATTTGCTTTTGGGGTTCATATTTCTAGTTCTCAAGCCAGCACAAAAGAACAAGGTCCAATTCTTACTCGCAGAATAGAGCGAAAAAGGGAACAGGTGGAAACATCGTGGAAAATGTTCGCAAGAATGGCTTTATCTATGATTAGTTCTATATCTGGCAGAAATTATAAGTCCTACAATGTAGAAATTGAATGGGACGCAGTGATGGATAAAGATGAACAATCAGATGCACAAACTTTATATGTAATAACGCAAGCATTAAGTAATGCCTTAGATAGTAATATTATTAGTATTCAATCGGCTGTAGATTACTTAGCTAAATATATTGATACTATGGAAACATGGGAACAAGAACAGTCTAGAATTGAAGATACAAAAATGCTCAATAAGCCGATAGAAGAAGCATATCAACAAAATAAGCAATTAAAAAATATTGATGATATCTTAACCGGAGGCAATGAGGTATGAGCGAGCTAGATGGGATTAAATCGGCGAGTGGTGATTATTATAAATGGGCATTAGAAGCTAGAAAAAAATATTTATTAATGTTACAACAAACTGATGAAACGATAGCCGAATTATATATAGCGTCCATAAATAGAATTATTCAGGAATTTAAACGAGGAAAAAATAAAAATCTTAAATATTTATTAGAAGCGATAGCAAAAGATGTAGACAAATTTAATGAGGATTTAGCAAAAGTAATAAAATCTGTAGTGGAAGATGGTGCAGAAAACGGAATGTATTTTACAAAGCAAGTATCTACAGATGTATTAAAAAAAGCTGGTGTTGATATTGTACCATTTATAAAATCTATGGAATTTAATCGCAAGCGAGCTGTACAAATAAGTTTTGCGCGTTCGCATAAAGACGGATTGAAATTATCTGAACGTATCTGGAATGTTGGCCAACATAATAAAAAAATAATGTCGGATATTGTGCGAGCCGGAACGGGTGAAGATGTTGTTACTGTAGCACGTAGTTTAGAAAGTTATGTAAAAAAAGGTAAAACAAGTATATCAGCTAACTATCCTAATATGATGAAAAGAATGGGCAGTCGTATTCCTGCAAATCTTGATTATAATGCGTTAAGACTTGCACGAACTGAACTTACAGCAGCTTATGGTGAAGGTGTACTTGCTTCTGCAAAAGCTACTCCTGTAGTTAAATATGTAAAATGGGTGATAAGTTCTAGTCATCCACGTAAAGATATTTGCGACACTAATGCTACTGGTGGACCAAATGGAAATGGAATATACGAGGCAATGTCTTGTCCAATATATCCTGCACATCCAAATTGTATATGTACGTTGCAACCAGCACCAGAAAATACAACAGTTGTGGTAGATAAATTAAAAGCTTGGTTAAAAAATCCACAATCACAACCAGAGATAGAAGAATGGTATCAGACACATTATAAAATGTTTGAATAATGAAAGGGGGTGAAACTATGAGTATAAAAAGAAACGGTATTATGTTAACAGCAAAAATTACTGGTGAAATGAATGTCGAAGATATTCCAGTAGCAAATTGGGCAGATATTGACGCATTAAAAGGTGATGATACTGACCCTTTAGAGGTTATCATGTCTATTCCTGCTGGTAAAAGTACAAGGGGATGGAATTATACAAGTAATGCACTAAATTCTATTGTTGGTGAAGTAAATAGCACAGGATTACCCGGATTTTTAGGACATCAAAAAGCTGAAAATGTAGCAACAGAATTTCCAACACCTGTTACTCATTGGATTGGTGCAAAAATGGAAAACGGCACGGCGTATTTCAGAGGATTGATAGATAAATCAGCCGGAGATTTAAAACGCTGGATACGCGGTAAGGCGATTAATCAGGTGTCTATTTTTGGTTATCCGCAGTTACAGCAAAATTCAGTAACCGGAGAAACAGACGTAATTGATTATAAGGGCTTGTCTATCGACTGGACACCGTTAAACCGTGCCGGGATGCCTACTTCTCTAATGGCTACGAGTGGAGAAATGGACGCTATTGCTCAACCTGCCGATACTTCACATGAAGCATTAAGAGAGACGTTGCGAAGTGATGCATATGCCAAATTGGGCAATAATAGTTCAGACGGCTATGTAAGTGTAAATTCTGTGTATGATGATTATTTTATTGCTTATCGTAGTGATTACAGCAACAGAGGTAATGAAGAAACATACTATAAAATCGGATATGCAAAAGGACCAGACAACACAATCGTTCTTGGTGAACCTGTAGAGGTTAGACGAAAAGAAACATGGGAACCTGTGGGAGAAATGGAGATAAAAAACATGAATAATAAACTAAAAGATTTGCTTGATGATGGGACAATCACTAAAGAAGATTTAAAACAAGCTTGTGGTGAAATTGGTATTAGTAATAATGAAGAACCTAATAAAATT
Coding sequences:
- a CDS encoding DUF7659 family protein encodes the protein MTYEEMKNKHQNEYDTFAKDKIFYIFTSSKEEFEKKLKEYGLNREDICSIGYGGFIRKKDKEALKNLTQRHRKEKQEAIEQDKDGSGFIKSMFIYELWSHEFAYTYDTEDTLNDLGYTMEQINNDEALKNGLDLAIQYFYKN
- a CDS encoding YopX family protein, whose protein sequence is MREILFRGKDIDTNKWCYGGYVRKVLFKNTKDEKIRHYIFDGENAGPIVMHEVNPETVGQAIWLKDVNGNEVFEGDIVEEVEPEWGEPSRAVAVFEDNQFVFGYNTGAILSVEFFYNEIKIVGNIFDNEELFQKISEQHRIKYYQEMKELHGDLESL
- a CDS encoding sigma-70 family RNA polymerase sigma factor; the encoded protein is MNKSVDYIGKTVYYLKNYNQFKISIKNLTEDIEVLQQTMQLEAVAPIAKYGDDITAGGNSELTAVEAYTAKKAQYKAKIIELQNRLEIINRIIKKVDRSIDGLEDEEKRIVISFYLDNKTWREIAQRNYISEQWAKKCRNKAVRRLSRMLFGLTAIHEQLDLFI
- a CDS encoding ParB N-terminal domain-containing protein, which gives rise to MKELQIIYKNISELNPYENNPRFNDEAVKYVANSIKEFGFKNPIILDNNNVIICGHTRYKAAKKLKMNTVPCIVCSDLTPEQIKAFRLADNKTAELADWDMDLLNQEFADILDFDMSLFGFMDNIPDVNLDLTNDDKYSTNIQIPQYEITGECPTLEALVDEDKCNSLLGKIEQANIPEEIKAFLRKAATRHYAFNYKNIAEYYAHAPAEIQELMEESALVIIDYNNAIRNGYVQLSEDLKSLVESEEENA
- a CDS encoding radical SAM protein — its product is MIDDNKLIFNMNNVFYKLPITADIFLTNFCNNHCNYCTYGRWDKLSRKPRYMTYDKFIEYVQILLQFNVKSIILTGGGEPTLNPDFEKITTYLEENHIPYGVNTNFNILKKIAPKYLKVSLDASNPKQYKVIRGVDRYTQVIKNIQAYRVWQKENNIPTKLEIQCVVKDYADLDFYYAHKDLDVDYIIFRPVESTQAQYYKNKNNVAPILDKLERIQCRDKRVVINYKFNRIGYTPRECIANFAQIALDEQGNVMYCCHKPYEIIGHITEKDILKKKLQYKTNMSKCDVPCRLTGCNYLLDKAKEHTSDSMFI
- a CDS encoding phage portal protein — encoded protein: MYSAPYSLGIEGHVDYKRARDLYYNRDERYKLGAGFAKPIINTLAGFMGTPNFICEDESAQEELDLFIKNLKSKMQRTHQKNLIDGEVFIRLINKKSNSKLYPENSRGTMLDYILIPPELIPTGGIEYDPITGEYSAITLLSRNKWIDEKGNKQEYIFRQKLTASKIITTIEGNAPKGLESKTESNPWGFIPIIHFKNEPDETELHGYSELEPIEPFLKAYHDVMIHAITGSKMHSTPKLKFKLKDVEKFLRDNFPNAFNDMKQQKDIRLDISGKQILLMQDEDDASFIECTSAIGDTSTLLQFLFYCIIDTSEVPEFAFGVHISSSQASTKEQGPILTRRIERKREQVETSWKMFARMALSMISSISGRNYKSYNVEIEWDAVMDKDEQSDAQTLYVITQALSNALDSNIISIQSAVDYLAKYIDTMETWEQEQSRIEDTKMLNKPIEEAYQQNKQLKNIDDILTGGNEV